In Arvicola amphibius chromosome 1, mArvAmp1.2, whole genome shotgun sequence, one DNA window encodes the following:
- the Sgcb gene encoding beta-sarcoglycan isoform X1, with protein MAAAAAAAAATEQQSSNGPVKKSMREKAVERRNVNKEHNSNFKAGYIPIDEDRLHKTGLRGRKGNLAICVIILLFILAVINLLITLVIWAVIRIGPNGCDSMEFHESGLLRFKQVSDMGVIRPLYKSTVGGRRNENLVITGNNQPIVFQQGTTKLSVEKNKTSITSDIGMQFFDPRTQNVLFSTDYENHEFQLPSGVKSLNVQKASTERITSNATSDLNIKVDGRAIVRGNEGVFIMGKTIEFHMGGNVELKAENSIILNGSVMVSPTRLPSSSGGDPSGSGDWVRYKLCMCADGTLFKVQVTGHNMGCQVADNPCGNTH; from the exons atggcggcagcggcggcggcggcggcggcgactgAGCAG caaagttCCAATGGGCCAGTGAAGAAATCCATGCGGGAGAAGGCCGTGGAGCGAAGGAATGTCAACAAAGAGCACAACAGCAACTTTAAAGCTGGCTATATTCCTATCGACGAAGATCGTCTCCATAAAACAGGGttgagagggagaaagggcaaCTTAGCCATCTGTGTGATTATCCTCCTCTTTATCCTGGCTGTCATCAATCTACTC ATTACCCTTGTCATCTGGGCTGTGATTCGCATCGGGCCAAATGGCTGTGACAGCATGGAGTTCCATGAAAGTGGTCTGCTGCGGTTCAAGCAAGTGTCTGACATGGGTGTCATCCGCCCGCTTTATAAGAGCAcggtgggaggaaggaggaatgaaAATCTGGTCATCACTGGCAACAACCAGCCA ATTGTTTTTCAGCAAGGGACGACCAAACTTAGTGTAGAAAAGAACAAAACGTCTATCACCAGTGACATTGGAATGCAGTTTTTTGACCCAAGGACACAAAATGTCTTATTCAGCACGGACTATGAGAATCATGAGTTCCAGCTGCCAAGCGGAGTGAAAAGTCTGAACGTTCAGAAAGCATCTACTGAAAGG ATTACCAGCAATGCTACCAGTGATTTAAATATCAAAGTTGACGGGCGTGCAATTGTGCGTGGCAATGAAGGCGTGTTCATCATGGGCAAAACCATTGAATTTCACATGGGGGGTAATGTGGAGTTAAAGGCT GAAAACAGCATCATCCTCAATGGAAGCGTGATGGTCAGCCCAACGCGCCTGCCTAGTTCCTCCGGCGGGGACCCGTCCGGGAGTGGTGACTGGGTGCGCTACAAGCTCTGCATGTGTGCAGATGGCACTCTCTTCAAGGTACAAGTGACAGGCCACAACATGGGCTGCCAGGTGGCAGACAACCCTTGTGGGAACACTCATTAG
- the Sgcb gene encoding beta-sarcoglycan isoform X2, whose amino-acid sequence MAAAAAAAAATEQQSSNGPVKKSMREKAVERRNVNKEHNSNFKAGYIPIDEDRLHKTGLRGRKGNLAICVIILLFILAVINLLITLVIWAVIRIGPNGCDSMEFHESGLLRFKQVSDMGVIRPLYKSTVGGRRNENLVITGNNQPIVFQQGTTKLSVEKNKTSITSDIGMQFFDPRTQNVLFSTDYENHEFQLPSGVKSLNVQKASTERITSNATSDLNIKVDGRAIVRGNEGVFIMGKTIEFHMGGNVELKAENSIILNGSVMVSPTRLPSSSGGDPSGSGDWVRYKLCMCADGTLFKKHLYFGTSPLSTLL is encoded by the exons atggcggcagcggcggcggcggcggcggcgactgAGCAG caaagttCCAATGGGCCAGTGAAGAAATCCATGCGGGAGAAGGCCGTGGAGCGAAGGAATGTCAACAAAGAGCACAACAGCAACTTTAAAGCTGGCTATATTCCTATCGACGAAGATCGTCTCCATAAAACAGGGttgagagggagaaagggcaaCTTAGCCATCTGTGTGATTATCCTCCTCTTTATCCTGGCTGTCATCAATCTACTC ATTACCCTTGTCATCTGGGCTGTGATTCGCATCGGGCCAAATGGCTGTGACAGCATGGAGTTCCATGAAAGTGGTCTGCTGCGGTTCAAGCAAGTGTCTGACATGGGTGTCATCCGCCCGCTTTATAAGAGCAcggtgggaggaaggaggaatgaaAATCTGGTCATCACTGGCAACAACCAGCCA ATTGTTTTTCAGCAAGGGACGACCAAACTTAGTGTAGAAAAGAACAAAACGTCTATCACCAGTGACATTGGAATGCAGTTTTTTGACCCAAGGACACAAAATGTCTTATTCAGCACGGACTATGAGAATCATGAGTTCCAGCTGCCAAGCGGAGTGAAAAGTCTGAACGTTCAGAAAGCATCTACTGAAAGG ATTACCAGCAATGCTACCAGTGATTTAAATATCAAAGTTGACGGGCGTGCAATTGTGCGTGGCAATGAAGGCGTGTTCATCATGGGCAAAACCATTGAATTTCACATGGGGGGTAATGTGGAGTTAAAGGCT GAAAACAGCATCATCCTCAATGGAAGCGTGATGGTCAGCCCAACGCGCCTGCCTAGTTCCTCCGGCGGGGACCCGTCCGGGAGTGGTGACTGGGTGCGCTACAAGCTCTGCATGTGTGCAGATGGCACTCTCTTCAAG AAACACTTGTATTTCGGTACGTCTCCATTGAGCACTTTGCTGTGA